Proteins found in one Hoplias malabaricus isolate fHopMal1 chromosome 17, fHopMal1.hap1, whole genome shotgun sequence genomic segment:
- the mtus1a gene encoding microtubule-associated tumor suppressor 1 homolog A isoform X3, producing the protein MDAPHKLMHLTWPVEDRNGNDIICPVDPSPVSLRTNSSLSHGSTDSPDDVEMSEDCIGEVNSDKNIMRKVVLQSDNTDMVDYIKTNNNSYNKNETLMVSGLPNRSAVSEHTQLSTVRGPVVRGNGRASKTCLVSREQEVLDSVKLSCSSSDERCMSLSSSDMVFRSNSFILHESEPLLSNSLLEESSDIPSDVGLKPDLLPDVCEGLVNNSASGKDPKRQEFGVTFIQPANQTFIMEEEVFQPTSGSLLPRRGTGDSRSSHLIPGVDPSECVTPGNWNKSNTEAPRFQHHASGSYNSTPAEGKTILIAASEELDISGNVQTSTPVQSLSSKTFCLPSLSDSSFSKGKGDFGSPMAQVIKDQQCSVSQKPKTPLTAPTKINKSEIKKFKPDFSDVKSKIASRPNSSLKPSGVAGISSHVNKNQVNKPSHSTQLKGSLSKSASAVSSSTVIKSTCNSLKKVQSTVSKRVHSSTSQVGVTGPKSRFRTLSETSDSSKTTKETSDKEAQDRNNVNVFSSGKPSSVDKQASGEEKQEDGSLSISRRSQKISLKTPSPRLAEPAPCNWGKGKPGPQPSSRAGGASAARVPAANLRQPPLSASKFKPGTVGKNGCVTAEMPSSKIKPSTSGVNPKMHLSEGTGAELSGPTHTSHTLTAAQLHNTASKLPVKQRGQLKNTSGSSGHTKPDYVEPSSGVYGKPPTNRNTSFRPRLQSLPPKASSSGCKGTPISSQASVRTSPSVLKTPSSPRHVRLTGALSASSTSIAAVP; encoded by the exons ATGGATGCCCCCCACAAACTCATGCATCTTACATGGCCTGTGGAGGACCGAAATGGAAATGACATAATTTGTCCTGTTGACCCTTCCCCTGTCTCCCTGAGAACAAACAGTAGTTTGAGTCATGGCAGCACTGACAGCCCTGATGATGTGGAGATGTCGGAGGACTGTATCGGTGAAGTAAATTCTGATAAGAATATAATGAGAAAAGTGGTTCTTCAATCAGATAACACAGACATGGTGGATTATATCAAAACTAATAATAACAGCTATAACAAGAATGAGACTTTAATGGTTTCGGGCTTGCCGAACCGCAGTGCTGTTTCTGAACATACTCAGCTCTCTACTGTCCGTGGACCTGTTGTTCGGGGGAATGGCAGAGCCTCAAAAACTTGCCTTGTCTCTAGAGAGCAAGAGGTTCTAGACTCTGTTAAGCTGTCTTGCAGCAGTTCTGACGAGAGGTGCATGTCTCTGAGCTCTAGTGATATGGTATTTAGGAGTAATAGTTTTATTCTCCATGAGTCTGAGCCACTACTCAGTAACTCTCTTCTAGAAGAGTCATCAGATATCCCATCTGATGTTGGCTTGAAGCCTGATTTGTTACCTGATGTTTGTGAAGGTCTCGTTAATAATAGTGCTTCAGGGAAGGACCCAAAACGCCAAGAATTTGGGGTCACATTCATTCAGCCAGCCAATCAGACTTTCATCATGGAAGAGGAAGTCTTTCAGCCAACCTCTGGATCTCTGCTTCCTCGTAGAGGAACTGGGGATAGCAGGTCTTCACACTTGATACCAGGAGTTGATCCGTCTGAATGTGTCACACCAGGTAATTGGAACAAAAGTAATACAGAAGCTCCAAGGTTTCAGCACCATGCAAGTGGGTCATATAACTCCACACCAGCTGAGGGAAAAACAATCCTAATTGCAGCGTCTGAGGAATTGGACATCAGTGGTAATGTCCAAACGTCTACTCCTGTTCAGTCTTTGAGCTCAAAGACTTTTTGCCTTCCATCTCTCTCAGACTCTTCTTTTAGCAAGGGTAAAGGTGACTTTGGAAGTCCAATGGCCCAAGTCATAAAAGATCAGCAATGTTCTGTCTCTCAGAAACCCAAAACACCTTTGACTGCCCCGACCAAAATTAATAAGTCTGAGATCAAGAAGTTTAAGCCAGACTTCAGTGATGTCAAATCTAAAATTGCATCAAGACCCAACAGTTCTTTAAAACCATCTGGCGTGGCAGGCATCTCATCTCATGTCAACAAAAATCAGGTTAATAAACCTTCCCACTCCACGCAGCTCAAGGGATCTCTTTCCAAATCTGCTTCTGCTGTTTCTTCAAGCACCGTTATTAAATCTACCTGTAACAGCCTTAAAAAGGTTCAAAGCACTGTGAGTAAAAGGGTTCACTCTTCCACCTCCCAAGTAGGTGTGACTGGTCCAAAATCTCGATTTCGTACATTGTCTGAGACATCTGACTCCTCTAAAACTACTAAAGAGACATCTGATAAAGAAGCACAGGACAGGAATAACGTAAAtgttttcagctctggaaaacCTTCGTCTGTAGACAAACAAGCTTCtggagaagaaaaacaagaggATGGGTCACTCAGCATTTCCAGGAGATCACAGAAAATCTCTTTGAAA ACACCCTCGCCCCGACTGGCAGAACCAGCACCGTGTAACTGGGGCAAAGGCAAACCTGGCCCCCAGCCATCATCCAGGGCAGGAGGTGCTTCTGCTGCTCGGGTTCCAGCTGCAAACCTTCGGCAGCCGCCTCTGTCCGCATCAAAGTTCAAGCCTGGCACAGTGGGGAAAAATggctgtgtcactgctgaaatGCCTTCTTCAAAAATCAAACCAAGCACATCTGGAG TGAATCCAAAAATGCATCTATCTGAAGGTACAGGAGCAGAGCTTTCAGGGCCAACCCATACAAGTCATACACTAACTGCTGCTCAACTGCataatacagcttcaaaactgCCTGTGAAGCAGAGAGGCCAACTCAAGAACACCAGTGGCTCCAGTGGACACACCAAGCCAG ATTATGTGGAACCTTCTTCAGGAGTTTATGGCAAGCCCCCCACTAACCGAAATACTTCATTCAGGCCTAGGCTCCAAAGTTTGCCTCCCAAGGCTTCATCATCAG GATGCAAGGGCACACCTATATCATCACAAGCATCTGTAAGGACTTCACCCAGTGTTTTGAAAACTCCTTCATCACCACGTCATGTTCGGCTTACTGGAGCTTTATCAG CATCATCCACCTCCATAGCAGCAGTACCATGA
- the fgl1 gene encoding fibrinogen-like protein 1, producing MELTKVSHILIWIVLSMDLCDSSPEECQLERVRLRAQLKSMEIRVVKQQEMIQHFMNLTEQSLKNQNNFFILGNKTFKDCAQIFNDGYKESGFYLIKPLNSPKEIKVYCDMTQGGGWTVFQRRSDGTESFDRDWKDYKAGFGDLKSASGEFWLGNDHLHFLTSQGDYSLRINLEDFEGSQRFAVYRKFKVDNEQSHYQLEFAGYTGNAGDALSGSSHPEVQGWASHQGMKFSTRDKDNDRYERNCALEDKSGWWFNRCHSANLNGLYYKGPYSSVTDNGIVWYTWHGWWYSLKSVEMKIRPIDFEPNEI from the exons ATGGAATTAACAAAAGTGTCACATATTCTCATTTGGATTGTTCTGTCCATGGACCTGTGTGATTCT TCTCCTGAAGAGTGTCAGCTGGAACGAGTCAGACTCAGGGCTCAGCTAAAATCCATGGAGATCCGCGTTGTGAAGCAGCAGGAGATGATCCAGCACTTCATGAACCTCACAGAGCAGAGCCttaaaaatcaaaacaactTTTTTATCCTGGGAAATAAAACATTCAAAG ACTGTGCTCAGATTTTCAACGACGGATACAAAGAGAGTGGGTTTTACCTGATAAAACCTCTGAACAGCCCAAAGGAGATCAAAGTTTACTGTGATATGACTCAGGGTGGAGGATGGACAGTCTTCCAAAGACGCTCTGATGGAACCGAATCCTTTGACAG AGACTGGAAAGATTACAAAGCTGGATTTGGTGACCTGAAATCTGCAAGTGGAGAGTTCTGGTTAGGGAATGACCACTTACATTTTCTCACATCTCAAG GTGATTACAGTTTGAGAATAAACCTGGAGGACTTTGAGGGCAGCCAGCGGTTTGCTGTTTACAGGAAGTTCAAAGTTGATAACGAACAG AGCCATTACCAACTGGAGTTTGCTGGATACACAGGGAATGCAGGAGATGCACTCTCAGGCAGTTCACATCCTGAAGTCCAGGGATGGGCAAGTCATCAAGGGATGAAATTCAGCACCAGGGACAAAGACAATGATCGATACGAGCGCAACTGTGCTCTGGAGGATAAGTCTGGGTGGTGGTTCAACAG ATGTCACTCTGCCAATCTGAATGGACTGTACTATAAGGGTCCTTACAGTTCAGTGACTGATAATGGGATTGTGTGGTACACATGGCACGGCTGGTGGTACTCCCTCAAGTCTGTGGAGATGAAGATCAGACCGATTGACTTTGAACCGAATGAAATCTAA
- the asah1a gene encoding N-acylsphingosine amidohydrolase (acid ceramidase) 1a isoform X2, with amino-acid sequence MTHVHMCITWFKWKLATFKGNVSWFTLDLDLPPSDRWSHVIKEKKPELFAMIQAIRDLAGGFFHGKLIGLVDKELPLIVDTLPYPFNEEIKGISAVSGIPLGEVVLFNIFYEVFTVCTSVIAEDLKGNIYHARNLDFGLFMGWDKKNQTWTITEKLKPLVVNVDFHRKNRTVFKSTSFAGYVGMLTGIRPKEFTLTMNERFNLDGGYIGILEWILGQRDGMWMSFLTRSVLENATSYEDAKNQLAQTKLLAPAYFILGGNQTGQGCVITRTRINTLDIWEIALYLGRWYVLETNYDHWEEPFFLDDRRKPAMKCMNQTTQANINLQTIYNVLSTKPVLNKLTAYTSLMEVSSGKLESYLRACPNPCTPW; translated from the exons ATGACTCATGTTCATATGTGTATAACATGGTTCAAATGGAAGCTCGCCAC GTTTAAAGGTAATGTCTCCTGGTTCACTCTGGATCTTGATTTACCACCCAGTGATCGGTGGAGTCATGTGATAAAGGAGAAAAAACCTGAA CTGTTCGCAATGATACAGGCAATAAGAGACTTAGCGGGTGGCTTTTTCCATGGAAAGCTAATTGGTTTAGTGGACAAGGAGTTG CCTTTGATTGTGGACACACTCCCTTACCCTTTTAATGAAGAAATTAAAGGAATTTCCGCTGTTTCCGGTATCCCATTAG GGGAAGTTGTGCTGTTTAATATCTTCTATGAAGTGTTTACTGTGTGCACCTCAGTGATTGCGGAAGACTTAAAAG GAAATATATACCATGCTCGGAATTTGGACTTTGGATTATTTATGGG AtgggataaaaaaaatcaaacctgGACCATAACTGAGAAACTAAAACCCCTTGTGGTGAATGTTGACTTCCATCGCAAAAACAGAACAGTTTTCAAATCCACCAGCTTTGCCGGATATGTGGGAATGCTCACTGGTATTAGACCT AAAGAGTTTACTCTAACAATGAATGAGCGTTTCAACCTTGACGGAGGGTACATAG GAATCCTGGAATGGATTCTTGGCCAAAGAGATGGAATGTGGATGAGCTTTCTCACTCGGAGTGTTCTGGAAAATGCAACCAG ttatGAAGACGCCAAAAATCAACTTGCTCAGACCAAGCTGCTTGCGCCAGCATACTTCATCTTGGGTGGGAACCAGACGGGTCAGGGTTGTGTGATAACTAGAACTAGAATCAACACATTGGATATCTGGGA GATTGCCTTGTATCTTGGCCGATGGTACGTACTTGAAACAAACTATGATCATTGGGAGGAGCCATTTTTTCTAGATGACCGCCGTAAACCAGCTATGAAATGCATGAATCAAACCACACAGGCA AACATCAACTTGCAGACGATATACAATGTGCTTTCAACAAAACCAGTTCTAAACAAG CTGACAGCCTACACTTCACTAATGGAAGTTTCCTCAGGTAAACTGGAGTCCTATCTCAGGGCTTGCCCAAATCCTTGCACTCCCTGGTGA
- the asah1a gene encoding N-acylsphingosine amidohydrolase (acid ceramidase) 1a isoform X1: MRWLMFPNRFIIFITFTSLSSHFIHGTVEECRSSMYPPEGPTFKGNVSWFTLDLDLPPSDRWSHVIKEKKPELFAMIQAIRDLAGGFFHGKLIGLVDKELPLIVDTLPYPFNEEIKGISAVSGIPLGEVVLFNIFYEVFTVCTSVIAEDLKGNIYHARNLDFGLFMGWDKKNQTWTITEKLKPLVVNVDFHRKNRTVFKSTSFAGYVGMLTGIRPKEFTLTMNERFNLDGGYIGILEWILGQRDGMWMSFLTRSVLENATSYEDAKNQLAQTKLLAPAYFILGGNQTGQGCVITRTRINTLDIWEIALYLGRWYVLETNYDHWEEPFFLDDRRKPAMKCMNQTTQANINLQTIYNVLSTKPVLNKLTAYTSLMEVSSGKLESYLRACPNPCTPW; the protein is encoded by the exons ATGAGGTGGTTAATGTTTCCTAAcagatttataatatttataacattCACCAGCCTTTCCTCACACTTTATCCATGGG ACTGTCGAAGAGTGCCGAAGCAGCATGTACCCACCCGAAGGCCCGAC GTTTAAAGGTAATGTCTCCTGGTTCACTCTGGATCTTGATTTACCACCCAGTGATCGGTGGAGTCATGTGATAAAGGAGAAAAAACCTGAA CTGTTCGCAATGATACAGGCAATAAGAGACTTAGCGGGTGGCTTTTTCCATGGAAAGCTAATTGGTTTAGTGGACAAGGAGTTG CCTTTGATTGTGGACACACTCCCTTACCCTTTTAATGAAGAAATTAAAGGAATTTCCGCTGTTTCCGGTATCCCATTAG GGGAAGTTGTGCTGTTTAATATCTTCTATGAAGTGTTTACTGTGTGCACCTCAGTGATTGCGGAAGACTTAAAAG GAAATATATACCATGCTCGGAATTTGGACTTTGGATTATTTATGGG AtgggataaaaaaaatcaaacctgGACCATAACTGAGAAACTAAAACCCCTTGTGGTGAATGTTGACTTCCATCGCAAAAACAGAACAGTTTTCAAATCCACCAGCTTTGCCGGATATGTGGGAATGCTCACTGGTATTAGACCT AAAGAGTTTACTCTAACAATGAATGAGCGTTTCAACCTTGACGGAGGGTACATAG GAATCCTGGAATGGATTCTTGGCCAAAGAGATGGAATGTGGATGAGCTTTCTCACTCGGAGTGTTCTGGAAAATGCAACCAG ttatGAAGACGCCAAAAATCAACTTGCTCAGACCAAGCTGCTTGCGCCAGCATACTTCATCTTGGGTGGGAACCAGACGGGTCAGGGTTGTGTGATAACTAGAACTAGAATCAACACATTGGATATCTGGGA GATTGCCTTGTATCTTGGCCGATGGTACGTACTTGAAACAAACTATGATCATTGGGAGGAGCCATTTTTTCTAGATGACCGCCGTAAACCAGCTATGAAATGCATGAATCAAACCACACAGGCA AACATCAACTTGCAGACGATATACAATGTGCTTTCAACAAAACCAGTTCTAAACAAG CTGACAGCCTACACTTCACTAATGGAAGTTTCCTCAGGTAAACTGGAGTCCTATCTCAGGGCTTGCCCAAATCCTTGCACTCCCTGGTGA